The sequence CCACCATCTGTTTCAGCACAAAACAGCAGGTCTATACCAGGGCAGTGAGTCCATAGACTGCCTTTCAGACATGGAGACAATCACTGTctcctaaatgacaccctattccctcaaaggtgcactacttttgacatgtATTGAGTAGtgaactacgtagggaatagggtgcactacttttgacatgtATTGAGTAGtgaactacgtagggaatagggtgcactacttttgacatgtATTGAGTAGtgaactacgtagggaatagggtgcactacttttgacatgtATGGAGTAGtgaactacgtagggaatagggtgcactacttttgacatgtATTGAGTAGtgaactacgtagggaatagggtgcactacttttgacatgtATTGAGTAGtgaactacgtagggaatagggtgcactacttttgacatgtATTGAGTAGtgaactacgtagggaatagggtgcactacttttgacatgtATGGAGTAGtgaactacgtagggaatagggtgcactacttttgacatgtATTGAGTAGtgaactacgtagggaatagggtgcactacttttgacatgtATTGAGTAGtgaactacgtagggaatagggtgcactacttttgacatgtATTGAGTAGtgaactacgtagggaatagggtgcactacttttgacatgtATGGAGTAGtgaactacgtagggaatagggtgcactacttttgacatgtATTGAGTAGtgaactacgtagggaatagggtgcactacttttgacatgtATTGAGTAGtgaactacgtagggaatagggtgcactacttttgacatgtATTGAGTAGtgaactacgtagggaatagggtgcactacttttgacatgtATTGAGTAGtgaactacgtagggaatagggtgcactacttttgacatgtATTGAGTAGtgaactacgtagggaatagggtgcactacttttgacatgtATTGAGTAGtgaactacgtagggaatagggtgcactacttttgacatgtATTGAGTAGTGAACTacgtagggtgccatttgggacactattATCAAACCAGTTCTTATTGATCCAAAGGGCCTCTTGTTTCCTTGTTTTCTTCAAACTGTTCCTTTTTTTGGGGGAGGGTTATTGATTAAGAATATCCTCAGGTAATAGGGAAAGAATGAAAGCTGAGTGTGATTGATAAGGCTACAATAACCCTAACCCGGATAAAATCACAACGAATCCACCAACCAGGAATCATGACCCGGTGAAAGAGGCAACTTGTAACTGATTCTGGTGTTGGTTCTGAAGAGCCCCGTGTCAGTTGGACCTGCTGCAGTGATGTGCTGAAAGGTGACCCGGTTAAAATGTCTCAATCTACCTATAAAACATAAAGATAAAGGAAAAACTAAAAAGCAGTTTGATCTATAATAAATCATGAAATATTAACCTAATTAACTTAGAAAATTATTAAACGATAAAACAGAAATAAGAATGAAATATAAAGAAGCCAGGGttcattaaaaataaagaaaccccgGAAACACTTTACATCAtaacaacctgtcataatatggtcataacagtCATGAAAcgtatatttacacctgttgtgacattgTGTTATTTTAGGTTAGTTATTTTACATAAGTGTCAAAACCCCAAAACCTACCACGGTAGTTATTTTAGGGCTGGTTAAAAAATACAACTGAAGGCACTTGATTTGACAAAGAAAGGTTGAACTTATAAACATGCTGGCACAGCCAAGCAGCAGCAGTGTGTATCGTATAGTATTGAATAATATAGTATCGTATCGTATTGTatagtcagtggtgtaaagtacttaagtaaaaatactttaaagtattacttaagtcgtttttggagtatctgtactttattatttacatttttgacaacttatacttttacttcactacattcctaaataaaatagtgtaatttttactccatacattttccctgactccCAAAAGCACTCCTTacaagcaggacaggaaaatagtctaATTCCCAaagttatcaagagaacatccctggtcattcctactgcctctgatctggcggactcagtAAACACGCATGCttcttttgtaaattatgttggcgtgtacccctggctatttctaaattaaaaaaacaagaaaatggtgagGTCTGGTTTGTTTAATGGAAGGACTTTTaagtgatttatacttttacttttgatactaaagtatatttaaaatgaaatacttttacacttttactcaagtagtattttactgggtgacgttcccttttacttgagacattttctatcaaggtatctttactttttaatcaagtatgacaattgggtactttctCCACCActgagtatagtatagtatacgAGGTCCCCGGCCCAGGCTCCAGGCAACAGCCCATCCCCCATCACCACCACACAGGGCTAACATGTCCTAACTGGGACTCCATCTTGTGTACCTAGGctatgtcccaaatagcaccctataccCTATCTGGTGCACTACTACCCGGGGCcatagtagtgtactatgtcAGGAATATGTGCCATTTGGGGTGAAGCTCTAACCTAGCGTACCTAAACTAACCTTCCAAATCAACTTCATCATTTTGTGTTTTCTCAGGctcatcatttaaaaacaaaaaactattTAAAACAACAATGTAGAATAcatgaataaaaataaaagaagGCAGGATAATACAATGCTTGAATGCTATTGTCAGGAAGCCCGGGGCCGAGGTGAGAGGACTACAGGCAGGCAGCCACCCAGATCAGACGTGGGGGTtgggggagaaggagagcagcAAGCCCCTTGCCGGCCGGCCAGCAGGTGAGACACCCTAGATGTAAAGGTGGAGAAACAAACAAGCAGCTGCCCTGCACCAGGTAAAGACGATGGACAGATTGAGAATTCCAGCCGTGTGAAAAGATTCGGGGACTTTTGAATAAATTGTGTGTTCACAGGCCAGCCTTGAAGACACAGACAACAAAAATAAAGACATAGAAACAGCAGAATAGCAGTGCCTCAGTCGGCCATGTTATCATGTGTGCTGCCCGATGACAGATGTTATTCATATCTAGGAAGGAGGAACAGATTGTTGTTTTAATCAAGGCAACTACACATCGTTCACTGGTCTGAGAGTTTGACTAGGCAGCAGGTGAACGTGTAGACTATAGGAGAGAAGAGCAGGGTACGAAGCTCTGTCTCTCCTATAGAGCCCATAGGAGCTCATCCCAGGATCCTCTCTGCTATATACCTGCGGGTCAGAGCATGTTGTTCCACTGCTCAAATCGTGTGGTGGGTCATGACTAAACACCCACCTCAATTGGTGGGTCAAGAAGCAAAAACTAGTTTGTAAACCGATGTTGTATACTATAGCTTATCAGTGATGAGGCGCAGTTCCAATTTATCAGTGATGAGGCCCAGATCCAGCTTGGTCTATAACCATGTGAGGAAGCTCTCCTTGTCCATCTTGGTGGCCGCCAGAACTGACTCCATGTCGTCTAGGATGTCGGAGCTCAATGCTTCCTGGAGACTAGGCATTAGCTCTTCGCCCTCCATGGCCATGCTCTTGTTCTCCAGCGTGCCCAGGTCTACATCTGTCCCCGGGATGGCGTCCAGGTAGTCAGGGAAACGACCGGGCTGTGTTTCCATGGAGACCGGCAGGGAGTCCCCTGATTATGACAAAACAACCATATGGATGTGTTATGTAAAGTTATGAAGCATTATGatgttgttataatgtattatgatgttataatgtattatgatgttgttataatgtattatgatgttataatgtattatgatgttgttataatgtattatgatgttataatgtattatgatgttgttataatgtattatgatgttataatgtattatgatgttataatgtattatgatgttgttataatgtattatgatgttgttataatgtattatgatgttgttataatgtattatgatgttataatgtattatgatgttataatgtattatgatgttgttataatgtattatgatgttataatgtattatgatgttataatgtattatgatgttgttataatgtattatgatgttgttataatgtattatgatgttgttataatgtattatgttgttataatgtattatgatgttgttataatgtattatgatgttataatgtattatgatgttataatgtattatgatgttgttataatgttttatgttgttataatgtattatgatgttgttataatgtattatgatgttgttaatgttttatgatgttataatgtattatgatgttataatgtattatgatgttgttataatgtattatgatgttataatgtattatgatgttgttataatgtattatgatgttgttataatgtattatgatgttataatgtattatgttgttataatgtattatgatgttgttataatgttttatgttgttataatgtattatgatgttgttataatgtattatgatgttgttataatgttttatgatgttataatgtattatgatgttgttataatgtattatgatgttgttataatgtattatgatgttgttataatgtattatgatgttataatgtattatgatgttataatgtattatgatgttgttataatgttttatgttgttataatgtattatgatgttgttataatgtattatgttgttataatgtattatgatgttgttataatgtattatgatgttataatgtattatgatgttataatgtattatgatgttgttataatgttttatgttgttataatgtattatgatgttgttataatgtattatgatgttgttaatgttttatgatgttataatgtattatgatgttataatgtattatgatgttgttataatgtattatgatgttataatgtattatgatgttataatgtattatgatgttgttataatgtattatgatgttataatgtattatgatgttgttataatgtattatgatgttgttataatgtattatgttgttataatgtattatgatgttgttataatgtattatgatgttataatgtattatgatgttgttataatgtattatgatgttgttataatgtattatgatgttgttataatgtattatgatgttgttataatgtattatgatgttgttataatgtattataatgtattacgttgttataatgtattatgttgttataatgtattatgttgttataatgtattatgttgttataatgtattatgatgttattataatgtattatgatgttgttataatgtattatgatgttGTTATAATGTACTATGATGTTATTATAATGTACTATGATGTTATTATAATGTACTATGATgttattataatgtattatgatgttgttataatgttttatgatgttctaatgtattatgatgttataatgtattatgttCTAATGTATTATGATGTTATATTGTATTATGTTCTAATGTATTATGatgttgttataatgtattatgatgttataatgtattatgttCTAATGTATTatgttgttataatgtattatgatgttataatgtattatgatgttgttataatgtattatgatgttgttataatgtattatgatgttgttataatgtattatgatgttgttataatgtattatgatgttataatgtattatgttgttataatgtattatgatgttgttataatgtattatgatgttgttataatgtattatgataTTGTTATAATGTACTATGatgttgttataatgtattatgatattgttataatgtattatgatgttgttataatgtattatgttgttataatgtattatgatgttgttataatgtattatgatgttattataatgtattataatgttattataatgtattataatgttattataatgtattataatgttgttataatgtattataatgttgttataatgtattatgatgttgttataatgtattatgttgttgttataatgtattatgttgttataatgtattatgttgttataatgtattatgttgttgttataatgtattatgttgttataatgtattatgttgttataatgtattatgttgttataatgtattatgatgttgttataatgtattatgatgttgttataatgtattatgttgttgttataatgtattatgttgttataatgtattatgttgttataatgtattatgatgttgttataatgtattatgatgttgttataatgtattatgatgttgttataatgtattatgttgttataatgtattatgttgttataatgtattatgatgttattataatgtattatgatattgttataatgtattatgttgttataatgtattatgacgttgttataatgtattatgttgttataatgtattatgataTTGTTATAATGTACTATGATgttattataatgtattatgatattgttataatgtattatgttgttataatgtattatgatgttgttataatgtattatgatgttataatgtattatgttgttataatgtattatgatgttgttataatgtattatgatgttgttataatgtattatgatgttGTTACAATGTATTATGATattgttataatgtattatgatattgttataatgtattatgataTTGTTATAATGTACTATGATGTTATATTGTATtatgttataatgtattatgatgttgttataatgtattatgatgttgttataatgtattatgatgttgttataatgtattatgatgttgttataatgtattatgataTTGTTATAATGTACTATGATGTTATATTGTATTATGTTCTAATGTATTATGatgttgttataatgtattatgatgttcttataatgtattatgatgatgtaatgttttatgatgttataatgtattaagatgttgttataatgtattatgatgtttttataatgtattatgatgttgttataatgtattatgttgttgttataatgtattatgatgtAATGTCCTAATATTGTCCCATAATGATCCTGGGTAAATAACAGCCCAGTCCATTGAATAACTTATTGACAAACCACTGGAAGTGTATTGACAACACTGAGAGTTAATCACATCATCAGACATACTGACTGATACCAGAGCGTCTCAACATCAGGTCCATGCTGCTACCTGGAATATAATAGATACTAACCATACTACTGACTGATACCAGACCGTCTCAACATCAGGTCCATGCTGCTACCTGGAATATAATAGATACTAACCATACTACTGACTGATACCAGAGCGTCTCAACATCAGGTCCATGCTGCTACCTGGAATATAATAGATACTAACCATACTACTGACTGATACCAGACCGTCTCAACATCAGGTCCATGCTGCTACCTGGAATATAATAGATACTAACCATACTACTGACTGATACCAGAGCGTCTCAACATCAGGTCCATGCTGCTACCTGGAATATAATAGATACTAACCATACTACTGACTGATACCAGACCGTCTCAACATCAGGTCCATGCTGCTACCTGGAGCTAGTATGTCTCACCTGTGTCCATCTCGTCCACACTGTTGAGGAAGTCGTCGGGGGTACGGGGGACACTGTAGCTGCTCATACTCAGACCGCTGTCTGTGCTCTCGTCCCTGGAGTGGTAGGTCCCACTGTGGACACAAGAGACAGGACACATcaaatgttattattttataatgtAATTACTGTTAAACCTTACAGTAATTATCTATAATGAaatctgctgagagagagagagggaggactgatgaggggagaggagatcaGGGAGGGGAGGGGCATTGAGAGgcatcccctctctccactgggattctctgcctctaaccctattacaggggctgagtcactggcttacgggtgctctttcatgccgtccctaggaggggtgcgtcacttgagtgggttgagtcactgacgtggtcttcctgtttgggttggcgccccccttgggatgtgccgtggtggagatctttgtgggctatactcggccttgtctcaggatggtaagttggtggttgaaggtatccctctagtggtgagggggctgtgctttggcaaagtgggtggggttatatccttcctgtttgggcctgtccgggggtatcatcggatggggccacagtgtctcctgacccctcctatCTCAGCCTCTAgaatttatgctgcagtagtttatgtgtcggggggctagggtcagtttgttatatctggagtacttctcctgtcttatccggtgtcctgtgtgaatttaagtatgctctctctaattctctctttctctctttctttctctctctcggaggacctgagccctaggaccatgcctcaggactacctagcatgatgactccttgctgtccccagtccacctggccgtgctgctgctccagtttcaactgttctgcctgcggctatggaaccctgacctgttcaccggacgtgctacctgtcccagacctgctgttttcaactctctagagaccgcaggagcggtagagatactcttaatgatcggttatgaaaagccaactgacatttactcctgaagtgctgacatgctgcaccctcgacaactactgtgattattattatttgaccatgctggtcatttatgaacatttgaacatcttggccatgttctgttataatctccacccggcacagccagaagaggactggccacccctcagagcctggttcctctctaggtttcttcctaggttttggcctttctagggagtttttcctagccaccgtgcttctacacctgcattgcttgctgtttggggttttaggctgtgtttctgtacagcactttgtgacatcagctgatgtaagaagggctttatatatacatttgatttgatttgattgagccGGGGCAGGGGATTGACACCAGACGGACCTGTCTACTGACCCGAATCACACGTTCACAAGGGCTGTTTGGTATTGGTTGGCTGTCTAGTCAGCCTGGCTCTCATTGGCTCGCTGCCCTATCCATTTAGCTCTCATTGGCTGGTTGTGTATTCAGTCGTGCCCTCATTCGCTGGCTGTAAGGAACAGCCTATTCTTTAAGTAGAGGATCTAGAGTCCAGGGTTGTTCCTGCTCTTTAAGTAGAGGTTCTAGAGTCCAGGGTTGTTCCTGCTCTTTAAGTAGAGGCTTTAGAGTCCAGGGTTGTTCCTGCTGTTTAATTAGAGGATCTAGAGTCCAGGGTTGTTCCTGCTGTTTAATTAGAGGATCTAGAGTCCAGGGTTGTTCCTGCTGTTTAATTAGAGGACCTAGAAACCAGGGTTGTTCCTGCTGTTTAATTAGAGGATCTAGAGTCCAGGGTTGTTCCTGCTGTTTAATTAGAGGATCTAGAGTCCAGGGTTGTTCCTGCTGTTTAATTAGAGGATCTAGAAACC comes from Salvelinus namaycush isolate Seneca chromosome 34, SaNama_1.0, whole genome shotgun sequence and encodes:
- the LOC120028778 gene encoding transcriptional coactivator YAP1-like, with product MEQDGEPPNPVSSPGMGQDARIMTTNSNDPFLNSGTYHSRDESTDSGLSMSSYSVPRTPDDFLNSVDEMDTGDSLPVSMETQPGRFPDYLDAIPGTDVDLGTLENKSMAMEGEELMPSLQEALSSDILDDMESVLAATKMDKESFLTWL